The Puniceicoccus vermicola DNA window ACCCTGGCAGTTCCTTCCCCGGAGCGCTTGGCCGTAGCCAAAGATGGTACGGTGCTGGTCATCAGCGAAGGCAAGATCGTCGCCATAAAAGAAGGGAAGTCTGTTGACTTGATTACAACGAATCTTGATTCGCCCAGCGGTGTTGATGTTGCGGAAGACGGTACCATCTATGTCGCGAACAGAGGTGAACTGCAGAATATCAGCGTCTTTGATCCTTCCGGTAAGTATCTGAAGAGCATCGGCAAGGATGGCGGTCGCCCTGCCAAGGGTCGCTACGATCGTTCCGGTATGTATATGTCTGGTGGTATGGAGCTCGACAGCGAGGGACGCTTGTGGGTTGCCGAAACGACCGATGGCCCCAAGCGGATAAGTGTATGGGATACCGAGAGCGGTGAAAATGTAGACGAGTTCTTTGGTGCCTCTGCTTACTTTGGTTATGGTTACATCGATCCAGACCAGCCAGACATGATGTTTGCTCACTATGTCCTCTGGAAGCTCGATTGGGAGAATCTCAAAGGCTATCCCTACACCACGATCTGGCGCAAGACAGAGCCTACCATGATGGTGCCACCCGGACCCTCCGGGTATTCCAGTGTCACCAGATTTATTACTGCTGAGAATGGCCGTCAATACGCCTGGGGCACAAACCGTCCGTTTTCCGTTTTGAGCTACCGCGATGGGGATCTATTCAAACCCTGCGCCGCTTTCTTTTCTATTAAACGCGAGAAAGGGCAGGAGGAATATCAGGGGACTGAGATTCCCTTTATTGATAGTGATGCGGAAACCTATCCCAACGGTTCTTATTTCTGGCAGGATAAGAATAATGATCAATGCCTACAACCTGACGAAGTGTTGCCATTTCCCGGTAAGTTCAATCACACAAAGTTTGCCTGGTTGCAGAAGGATCTCGGTCTCTGGTTGGGCAATAATACCTTTGTTATGCCCACGGAAATCACCGAGACGGGTCAGCCTGTCTATGACGTGCTAAAGGCTCAGGAGACTGTTTTCTCTGGCAACGTGCAAGGTGGCAATGTGCGCCATGGTTACTTTGCCCGCGATGAGGAAGGCAACCTTTACTCCTTCAACCGTGGTATGCTGGGCAAGTGGAATCCTGACGGTAAGAGAGAATGGTATTATGACGATATTGTTAATTGGCATAAGGCATTGAATATGCCGATTACCGGCCCTGGCCGTTTGTGGGGTATGTCCGGTATTATGGGCGGAGTGAGCGATAGGTATTTTGGTACCATGACCTATTTCGGCCCCAACCATATCTTCCGGGATGATGGCATGTATGTCGCCGCTGTTCTAAAGGATGGACGGGTCGGAGGACGCGCCGACAAGAAGGGAACTCAGGAAGGTCAGCCAGAGGGGCAAAATGGTCAGTTCGTTATGCTCAATATTGATGGCGAAGATCGATTTTTCATCATTCATGGTGGACAGGACAGCCGTGTCTGGGAGGTCTTGAATCTCGATACAGTAAAGGATCTAGAAGGGGGTATCTACCATCATAGCAATGAACAGGTCGAACTGGCTGCAGCAGCGATGGAAGAATATAATGCCTTCATCGCCGATACCAAACGCCTGATCATTGTGCGTGGTAAGAGTGCTTTGGAAACATCACAACCTGTGGGCCGTTCGGTGGACAGCAATCGTGGCTTCAAAGCTCGTGTGGCGTATGATGCGGAAAATATGTACTTCAAGTTTGACGTGGATACTCCCTTTGAGCTGACCAACGCCGAGCCGGAGAGTAAGCTTATCTTCCGGGGAGGGAATATCATTGATATCCAGCTCGCTACTGATCTCAAGGCGGATCCCGCGCGCAAGACGCCCGCTCCGGGCGATATCCGTATTCTGATTACCCGTAAGAATGGCAAGCCGTTCGCCATGCTTTATGAAACCAAGGTCAAGGATTTCGAGGGTGAGCCGATTGTTTTCGAATCGCCGACCGGCAGCGAGACCTTCGACCGGATAGAAGTTTTTGAAGATTTTGAACTTACTTATCACAAGACCTTAGGTGGTTTTGAGGCTTTGGTTACCATTCCCCTTGAGGCCTTGGGTATTACCGAGCTCAAGCCGGGCGAGAAGATCAAGATGGATCTTGGTTATATCTTTGGTAACAACCAGGGGACCCGAACTGCGGCCCGTTCTCATGCCCGGAACAATAGCTTTACCGCTAATGTAACCAACGACATTCCCCATGAGAGTCGTTTGGAGCCTGCCGAGTGGGGTGAAGCAACGGTGGAATAACTTCTATTGTAAGTATGGTTTTAAAGCAAACCGTTCAAAGACTTCCTAATGAGAGAGAAAACGCCCCAGCGGACTTTTCGCTGGAGCGCACCCCTTTTTACGGATTGGAGCGCCCAGTACATTAACCTTTTCCTTCCTGAAACCAGGGTAGGGACGGCGCTGCTTCTGCATATTGATGGCGAACTTCACGATTTTCAATATACAGGAGTCGAAAGTTCGCGTGGCGCGCAGATCGTATTGAAACTGGGTTTCGAGGCCGGGGAGGAAAAGAAACTGGTTTTTTCGGATGCCGAACACTACGCGGGGTCGTTGGAAAAGCGGGAGTTGGAATTCGAAACCAATACGCCAATCGGTCACGGTGCGGCTTGTTTGGAAGTGGGGGCAAATTTTCCCTTTCTACGCTTTGGAAATCAAAGGATGGAGGGAGAAATTTGGGGAATTTCGGCACCCTTACGCAGTTCCTTGGTTTGCG harbors:
- a CDS encoding sugar-binding protein — encoded protein: MKKRIGMYRIVAFICLALMVSTASGRGRNKQLYAVPAQGKITIDGKLDDWDLSGQILSYVVPETQDMQSARTAMMYDDEALYISGIVRDTSPMMNRHDPNTNPEKAWDADVCQLFFSLDPDEDLPLKYSQFKRQHDQSPVGSLMMWYFTDRKEACLAMFQGMKFNKPLRPDLRENGVIPHEYYSGAYREQEDGGGYTFEYRIPWETFNLKRVPKADDILAMSMAVFWSRPDGLKTAGGAAWAYDVMSGPGFSFQSSAVWGKLVFWPENNIDESMITAGMPPEKPLPLKFSYDVPEDSEISVQLYSEEGEIVRMLVPQQYRRAGKNTEMWDGLDDQGLPLPAGKYIWKGIYHEPIKAEWRLSVNNSGTPPYPTDDNKGGWGGDHGRPSTVCSTPDGMLLAWSACEYGWGIIRVDLDGKKMWGSKHSATYVSADDKHIFLAGGHGFNSDPSVQILDLKDSRPMSLENGKPTFIAPEGGTDETNEVTGLDCANGKLYVSYAQRNLIGVFDIRDGSISKTLAVPSPERLAVAKDGTVLVISEGKIVAIKEGKSVDLITTNLDSPSGVDVAEDGTIYVANRGELQNISVFDPSGKYLKSIGKDGGRPAKGRYDRSGMYMSGGMELDSEGRLWVAETTDGPKRISVWDTESGENVDEFFGASAYFGYGYIDPDQPDMMFAHYVLWKLDWENLKGYPYTTIWRKTEPTMMVPPGPSGYSSVTRFITAENGRQYAWGTNRPFSVLSYRDGDLFKPCAAFFSIKREKGQEEYQGTEIPFIDSDAETYPNGSYFWQDKNNDQCLQPDEVLPFPGKFNHTKFAWLQKDLGLWLGNNTFVMPTEITETGQPVYDVLKAQETVFSGNVQGGNVRHGYFARDEEGNLYSFNRGMLGKWNPDGKREWYYDDIVNWHKALNMPITGPGRLWGMSGIMGGVSDRYFGTMTYFGPNHIFRDDGMYVAAVLKDGRVGGRADKKGTQEGQPEGQNGQFVMLNIDGEDRFFIIHGGQDSRVWEVLNLDTVKDLEGGIYHHSNEQVELAAAAMEEYNAFIADTKRLIIVRGKSALETSQPVGRSVDSNRGFKARVAYDAENMYFKFDVDTPFELTNAEPESKLIFRGGNIIDIQLATDLKADPARKTPAPGDIRILITRKNGKPFAMLYETKVKDFEGEPIVFESPTGSETFDRIEVFEDFELTYHKTLGGFEALVTIPLEALGITELKPGEKIKMDLGYIFGNNQGTRTAARSHARNNSFTANVTNDIPHESRLEPAEWGEATVE